A segment of the Aureliella helgolandensis genome:
ATGTTCTTAACCGCCTCGGCTAGCTCTCGATCGGCGGCTTCTTCAACTGGGTAGGTTTCGGCAGCACCATACAAGCGAGCCAGCACCGTATACAACACAATCGTGAAGGCCCAGGTCGGCAAGAATAAATAGAAAAACGACATTACGTTCATCGCCTGCAAACCAAACCCAAACACCAGCCCCGCAGCCCATGAAGCCACCGCTGGCGTGCTGTGGGTCAAGCTGCGGTAGTGCGCCCAGTAACGCGTCAAACCAATGCGTGGGAAGATAAAATGCTCCGCAAACACGATCGCTCCCACGGGCACCACCAACAGTCCCGCATACGTCAGCAACGGCAACATCTGGCTGAACACGAATGGGAAACAGGCAACCAGCACTGTGATCACGCCCACGGTAGCCGTCACTTTCATTCGTGAATGGTTGTGAAAGATTGCTTGTGCCGCCAAGCCAGCGCGATACAGATTCGCATTGGCGGTCGTCCAACCGGCCACGATCACAATGACATAGCCCGAGTACCCGAGGGCTCGAAATGCAACATCGCCGGGATCGAGATCGGCGATCGTTGACTTTAGCAACACTGCGGTTCCTGCCCCCATAATGCCGGCAGCGATCCAGGCGATGTAGTGCCCCAACAACATACCCGCACTGGTACACAGCCCGTAAACGGATCGCTTGGCGTACCGAAGTAGTGCCATATCGATCAGCCCGAAGTGAGTTAGCGTATTGGCGGCCCAAGCAAAACCGATGACCTCCCAAAGCCCGATGCCCGGCTCACCTTGGTTGTTCACCCCCGTCCAGATCGACCGGTCACCGATGGTAATGAACTCAGCCAGGCTCTCCAATCGCGTTCGACCGAGAACCGATTCAGCCAGCGCGGGGAACAGCACCAACGCACCGCTGACAAACATGACGACCAACCAGGGACCACACAATCCGGAGAACTCAGCGACAGCATCGAAACCGTAGATCGCGACAACCACCACAATCGCCCCCACGGCCAAGACCACTGCGACGAACAAGCTATTCGTAGGATACCATTCCAGTTGGGCAGGGATATTGAAAAGCAACCGCACCGCCGTGCTGGAAACTGTAATCATTGCCGCAGAGATGACAGTGAAGATCAACACGTTGGCCCAGTTGTAAAGTCTGGTCATCGAGTCGCCTGCGATCTTTTCAAGATATGTATACAGACTTAACCGCGTCTGAACCGCGATCGGCGCGGTGATGAACGTCCAACTCAAGACGGCCAGAATATTCCCAATCAATAGCCCGATCAGAATGTCAGTCGTCGTGGCTCCCAGAGCAACGAACGTCGCACCGATCACAAACTCCGTTGCCGCAACATGCTCGCCAGCATACAACCCAGCAAAGTGAGTCCAGCCGTGTAGCTTGTGCTCAGCAATCGGCAACTGCTCCGGCTTCATTCCGGCGATGATCGCTTCGGTTTTTTCAGTATTCATTTCGTCCGAACGTCCGCCTCGACTGTAAATTTGAGCTAAAACCAGATGCTACTAGTTGCCAATGATGCTTCGCATCAGCACCAGACTATATTTCGTATTCAAGGGGGCCGTGTAGAACGTTGGGGCCTTCCAACTCCGATCGGTTAACGCAACCGTTTCGCCAGCTACATCTTTGGTAACCGCGACCAATCCTGCATCTCCTTGATGAAACGCTGTACTACGGGACGGTTCAAAAGCCAATCCCAGTCGTTCTTCCCAATCGACTCCCATCATTCCAACGATGAACGGGCGCTGCGTTTCGAACTCGAATTACATTGCTGTTCAGCGGCATCATCGGAACCGGAGCAACTGCCAACAATTTTCCGTTCACCTAGAACTCGAAATGGTTATCTCCGAACACCTATGCTGTAAATAGCTCGTCTCCACCGGCCTCTATCACCGGAATCGCTTCCAGATCAACGTCGGTAATCCATCAGGTCCGACTCCATTGGCTTCATTGTACAGATCCGCCGCTTGATGTGCGGCTTGGAAGGCCGTCTTGGCAGGCACCCTCCATGCGGTGCCATCTCACGACTTGATCGTTCCGACCGTAGCAGTGCGCGGATTGACATGCTTGGTGACGCAATCTTTCGAATCGCTGAACATTCATGGATACCAATCGGTCGAAGCGTTTGGTAGGGCTTGCATTTGTTGCCATCACCAGATTGATCGGAATTTTAGCCGCAATTGCGTTGGGTGCCAGGCGTGCTCCCCCAAACCTGATCCATGAGTTATGAAAGTCTATTAGTCCAAATGGCGCAAGGACTTTTTTATGAAGAACCGCAAACGACACTCCCCAGAGCAGATCGTTATGAAGTTGCGAGACGCCGATGCGACGCTCGCAGCAGACATGAGCGTCGGCGAAGTGTTGCAATCACTCGAAGTGAGCGAAGCGACTCTGAGCCGCTGGCGAAGTCAATATGGTGGAATGAAGAGCGAGGAGGCCAAGCGTTTGAAGCTGCTTGAGGAGGAAAATAGTGGCTTGAATAGGATCATTGGCGATCAAGCTCTGGACATTCAGATGCTGAAGGAAATCACAAAAGGAAACTGACTAGCCCTCAGTCGCGTCGTGATGCAGTGCAGACGCTTCAGCGGAAGTTTTCCGTTTCGGAGCGTCGCGCATGCGACGTACTCGATCAGCCGCGATCGAGCCAGCGATATGTAGGGCAACCGAAGGACGAAGATGCTCGGCTAACCAGGAAGATCCTTGAATTTGTTCGACAGCGGCCACGATTCGGATACCGCCCAATTGGAGTGTTACTACGCCGAACTGGCGAAGTTATCAACAGTAAACGTGTGTATCGACTATGGAAAGCTGCGGGGCCAAAAGTGGTAAGAAAACAGCGTAAACGACGATCTTTCGGAGAAAAAGCTAACGCCTGCACCTCGCGCCTGCTGGTTTTAAACACGATGTTTGGGCATGGGATTTCGTGCATTCTTCGACGACCGATGGACATTCGATTAGATTTCTGAATATCGTCGACGAGTACACTCGGCTCTGCTTGAGTATCAAGGTTTGTCGCAGTATCCCAAGTGAAGATGCCATCGACACACTGGCGGCGTTATTTACGATGCATGGCGTCCCCAAACGAGTCCGTTGCGACAATGGCCCTGAGTTTATCTCGACGGCCATCAAGTCGTGGCTGGAGGCATTGGGCGTAGACGTCCTTTATATCGAGCCTGGGTCACCCTGGCAGAACGGCCTGTGCGAGAGTTTTAATGGAAAGCTACGGGACGAGTACTTGCACCAGGCGGAGCTCCTCAGCGTAGCGGATGCAAGGGTCCAGGCACGAGCCTGGCGCGAAGACTACAACGGCCACTGGCCGCACAGTTCGCTTGGTTACCTGACTCCCACGGAATTCGCACTTCGCTGTGCCGTTACTTGTTTCCTAAACGACCCTTTCATACCCCCCTGGTACAGCAAATGGGGGCATTCCACCCTCAGTGACGCGTTGCGAACTCGCGGTCTACTCTGCCTGACCGAGGGAAGCAATTCCTCGACCAGTAAACCGAGAATCGACCATCTGTGCATCAGGAGAAGCATGGTCGAGCCTACCGCTAAGCCTGCGGTAGAGTCCTGGCCAGTTCCTTTCATACGCGGACGCCCAATTAGCGACCGTGCTGGCGTAAATATTCACCTGAATTCGCCGCCCAATGAACGCTAGGCAAGCGTGCAGTAAGCAGACGCTACATAACCACAGGGCAATCCCAGCTGCAACAATTGCGAGAATTGGTAGGGTTGTTCGCCAGCAGGGATTGCCCAGTCTGTGCACACGCTATGATCCAGTGACACAACGCTGCTGTCGGTCGATTCCGCCAACTCGCAAAGGAGTGAGGTAGGCTAAGTTAGGCTTGCACGACCGAAAGATCTCTGGCGCGTGTCTGCGTATATCTCGCCTTCGCAATTCACCAGCCTCCGACTTGTGGCGTCTGCTTGAAGAGCAGTTTCCCCATCCAGCAAATTCGACACCAAGCACTTCCCTTTAGTGATCAAACTGACCTCACGTTCTCGATGTCCATTTAGAGAATCGGGTGAACCAACGGTATCGCAACCTGTCCTTGTCCTCCTCTTCCCATTCAGAGCGGCTGAATATTGAAGGAACGGGGGTGGCTGAACCTGCTTCAATAGAATGGACTGCGGAGACTTCGCCTTCAGACTCGTTCGAATTAAGGAAGTTGACTACTAACAGGACATCAACTGGCGAAACGAAACCATCATTGTTAGTGTCGATGTAACCTAAGGACTGAGGTCGCTGGCCCACTAGAGCTCGACTGCCATTTTGATTCAAGTTATTGATTATTATCAATGCGTCGAGGGGCGCAACGATTCCGTCATCTGTTACATCCAGCGGCCAATCGAAATTATGCCAGTTGAGATTGCTGCGTTGAACCAACACGCTGGCGGATAGCACATCGCTCATCAGGCCTTCGCTGTTGGTCGCCATCCATTGCAACGGATGATAACCTGCGGACAATCTCCGCTGCAGCAACATCGTCCACGTACCATTGGAATTCACGGTGGCTTGGGCGATTTCGGCGTCTCTTTCCCAACATACGATGACTGCGCCTACAGGGCCGGTACCTGCGAGCACTTGCACACCCTCAGGAAACGTGAGAGGACTGGTAAGTTTCACAGCTCCTAATGAAGCTACGAGATCCACATTTGCTGTACTGGGCCATTCGTACTTGGGATAGCTGTTCAGTGTTCCGGGTGCTGCGCCAAGAGTCAATTGCTGCCCCTGAGCGAAGCGCCCGGTGCCATCGTTCGCAAAAAATGTAACGTTATTCATATTCTCATTAATATCGGAGATCCAGTGACTCGATTTGGAAGCCGCGACATCCGCGATGCCATCTCCGTTGAAATCCGCAGTGGAGATCGCAGCAAAACGATAACTGGAGCCGGCGGGCTCAGTCAAAGAGCCATACAAAGCATTAGTGTAACCCTCGGCAAGCGTGAAATTGCCCATTCCATTTCCTAAGAACAGTTCGACTACCAAATCACTGTAGCCAAGCACATCTAGATTGCCGTCACCATCAAAATCCGCCGCCTGGTAACCATAGACGTGAGTATAGCCGGGTTGAACCGTCGATACGGTTGGTTTGAAGGTTCCATTCCCTTTGCCGCTGTATACCGTCAACGTCGTAAGCTCGTCTTGGGTGGTTGCCACCAAGTAATCTAGTTGGCCGTCGTGGTCATAGTCCAACAGCAACGGTGCATAGTTGGGATGGGAAGGCGTGCTAGCCGGAATTGGGAAATCGTACCCCTCTGGAAACTCCAAGAAAGTATTGCGATTGAAGAATAAATTTCCGGAACCGTCACCAAAGAACGTTACCCAGCCTATTGGCGTCTCATAGTATCCTTGCAGCTCTGACACAGTCGCCAACAGGTCCAGATTGCCATCTCCGTTCAAGTCAGCAAGTGCGCCTGGTTCCTTCGTATTGAAAAACGCAAAATCTCCAAACGCAAAGGGGGACCCGTTGACGGGATTCAATTCCCCCGAACTTGTACCGAGCCATACTGCGGGCCCGTCGTTGGTAGCAACCACCACATCCACATTACCATCGTTATTGAGATCACCCGTTGTCAACCAACCATAAACAGTACCGCTTGGCAACGGATAGAAGGCCTCGACCTTTAAGGCCCCCTCCGAGGTTGCCAAGAACACTGCCAATTGCGCTGGACTTCCGACTAAAGCCAACAGGTCGTCCAAGCCATCGTGATTGATGTCCACGACAGACCGAAATTCATTTTCCGGATGATCCGCCAACCGTGGCGAAATCAAGATATCTTTCCCGACTGCCCCCAGTTTTCCAGATTGATCATTTAAGAGGGGGCGAACTTGAAAGGAATCGCGGCTTCCCAACACGACGTCTGCCCAACCATCCGCGTTCAAATCATCGATCACTATCGTTGACAAAGAACCCAATTCTCCGGCGCCCGCCGAAATCGGTTCCGCGGTTGCCGGGTGAAACTGCCCCTGCCCATCGCCATTCAATACCCAGGTAGAAGTCTGTTCGAGTCCCGGAAAACCGCCTACATAATCAAAGGGCCACGGCGAGGCGGTCAGTAAGAGATCTTGCTTTCCATCACCGTTGAAATCTGCCATCCCAGCCAGAGAGAGAGCACGTCGGTTCAGCAGTTGCTGAGGTTGTTCAGTGAAACCTCCCTTTCCATCACCTGCAAGCACGGTGACTACGTTTCCATCATTGATACCATAGCTATTGCGATAGTAGTCGTGCAAGATCGCCACATCCAGCTTGCCATCTCCGGTGAAATCTCCTGCGGTAATACTTCCACTGCCGGTGCGCTCGTATTCAATAGTCATGGCAGCACCCAAGCCCGTGGGTGTACTCATGTAAGCCACAATTCCTTGGTCGAATACGTAGTAACCTGTATTGGAGACCACCAAGTCCGGCCGTCCGTCGCCATTGAAATCGCCAGTAATCGCAGTGTAGGGATACCATTCTGCTTTTAAAGTAGACAGGACCTTTGTTTGCGAATAGCCCAAATACCGATCCTTGGCATAGATCGACACCGAGCCTTTAGCGCTGTAGTTGAATATAGAACCGTCTACGGGAGGGCCCACTACTGCCAAGTCCGGTTGTTCATCGCCCGTGAAATCCGCTACAGCCAAGATGGTGCCCTCTCCCGCCTCCAACAAAATCGGTGTCTCGACTGCATCGGTTAGCCCGAATTTTCCATCGTTAAGCAGGATGTGCACCTTGACCTCCACCGTGCTCCCCAACCCCATGACGCGTTCATGAACTAACAAATCTAGCAGACCATCGACATTCCAATCTGCTACAAACAACTGTTCAAGCAACGACTCTTGGTCCACGCCGTTGTTCGCGACTCTCTTGCTGACTGGATCTCTATACCCACCGCCCGACTGGGCTTCGTAAATCACTATTTCGCCACCAGAAGAATTGACTGTCACGATATCCGGTAGGCCATCGGAGTTCAGGTCAAGCGTCACCATGTCTGCTGGCAGATCGAAACCTGGGATTTGTTGCGACGATTCGATGATGGGCACACCACCTGGCGTTTGCCCAAGTTTCACAACTTCGTTGCTGTTGGGATTGATGACAAACAAATTCTTATTGTCACCGTCGAGGGACTGGCCATGCGTATCGCGAATTAACAATCCATTGGCCCGCAGGGTAACCCCTCCGGGGCGCATGGTAATCGAATTGTCCAAGGTAAGATGCACACGATACACTCCACCTTGTTGGGTATAGTTGGCTGAGGTAAGCGGAAGGACTCCTAGACTCTCATGCTGTACCAAGTAGTGGCTGACGTCGGTCACGGAGTCCTCATCCATTGCTCGCGAGAAATCGACGTCGATCGACTGTAGACTTGTAACGGCGGAGTTACCATCGGGAGAGATCCCGATAATTCGCGGACGGTCCTGAACCGTGATTCTTAGCTCGGCAGTTGCCTTCGCGCCACGGGAATCGCGGATCGAATACTGTACTGAATCGATTCCGACAAAGTTCTTGGGCGGCGTGTATGCGATCTGCCCTGTTGGCGTGATGCTCACGGTTCCTTGTGTGCGCGTGCTCTCCAGTTCGGTGACTTGGAGAGCATCCCCATCTGGATCGCTATCGTTGACCAGCACGTTGAAGCTCGCTGCCAAGCCACTGTACGCCAAACCTTCATCGTTGTTTGCCACAGGCAGTTGATTCGCCGAAACCACGACAGTAACGTCAGCAAGAGTCGAATAGTTGCCCGTCGACGCATCACTCATCTGCAAGAACCAAGTTTTGGTTCCAAATTCGGGGTAGAGCACTACACCTTCTTCGACAAAAGGATCACCGCTCGCTAAGTCGACATCGAAAGTGCCATGGGGCTTGGACGCTGCGAACAGCCTGAGACTCTGTCCTTCCTGC
Coding sequences within it:
- a CDS encoding FG-GAP-like repeat-containing protein, encoding MKDRSRASAMVWRIGQLVTGDRRTRGTAIGPSNRRVLRHHLELELLESRECLSSFYKFDIMAQTGANGIVTLQNIEPAVSINDSGGVALVGATSAGQSIWHTEEPLFIQRMSFESPSPSRTYGRELQLNNIGQVAAVDRASLPDGISWDARIWNVYNPGASENIVAHAFSPEMDGEYFDTLATSVSIANDGKLAFAGYEYWDERSGEHAGDTDWEIHLSENFVDARDTASNPTWGSGSEVSTLPAAPAFFRFKAADGNKVVVALRKGSEGPKEIVLHNSTGKGGTTAIASTAQGKWKNLGMRPGISDDGSIVTFYGEEYENKDVDGDGITGPGLFASVANSNEPRELVRIASLKDGFSEFAIDQYVSATNINTDTISSSFLFQAIDNQGKVGVFRSQVKFEVDRDTGTFIEDFVVSTPTSVILQGEEIPGVGTIKDVAVHDSLNNLGTAAFWVSTAGGQAIVRTELPMHRVVLYWGQVAPVKVELVVTDSGHPEYVVKPGGTPAYMSQPDYRRALRNHIEQQFVQSGISRVEIVDEPANAPNFERGATTVYFTLANSDLLGYAVGDSIDRFNRRPEDIVLVYAAGNVELDAETATHEIGHALGLRHINPDASAIDVMDYDSAKNDVELFSSVPVFIVEPPETGNPKAVIAADRHNNVYHLRRFLEGDSHDLLVAEGLEPGEWDLPSWTYSYLPVEFAFKLKDGTSPSNIQLYDVYIKAGYGIDDLQTLAHYDAISLEELAKLPVHLQEGQSLRLFAASKPHGTFDVDLASGDPFVEEGVVLYPEFGTKTWFLQMSDASTGNYSTLADVTVVVSANQLPVANNDEGLAYSGLAASFNVLVNDSDPDGDALQVTELESTRTQGTVSITPTGQIAYTPPKNFVGIDSVQYSIRDSRGAKATAELRITVQDRPRIIGISPDGNSAVTSLQSIDVDFSRAMDEDSVTDVSHYLVQHESLGVLPLTSANYTQQGGVYRVHLTLDNSITMRPGGVTLRANGLLIRDTHGQSLDGDNKNLFVINPNSNEVVKLGQTPGGVPIIESSQQIPGFDLPADMVTLDLNSDGLPDIVTVNSSGGEIVIYEAQSGGGYRDPVSKRVANNGVDQESLLEQLFVADWNVDGLLDLLVHERVMGLGSTVEVKVHILLNDGKFGLTDAVETPILLEAGEGTILAVADFTGDEQPDLAVVGPPVDGSIFNYSAKGSVSIYAKDRYLGYSQTKVLSTLKAEWYPYTAITGDFNGDGRPDLVVSNTGYYVFDQGIVAYMSTPTGLGAAMTIEYERTGSGSITAGDFTGDGKLDVAILHDYYRNSYGINDGNVVTVLAGDGKGGFTEQPQQLLNRRALSLAGMADFNGDGKQDLLLTASPWPFDYVGGFPGLEQTSTWVLNGDGQGQFHPATAEPISAGAGELGSLSTIVIDDLNADGWADVVLGSRDSFQVRPLLNDQSGKLGAVGKDILISPRLADHPENEFRSVVDINHDGLDDLLALVGSPAQLAVFLATSEGALKVEAFYPLPSGTVYGWLTTGDLNNDGNVDVVVATNDGPAVWLGTSSGELNPVNGSPFAFGDFAFFNTKEPGALADLNGDGNLDLLATVSELQGYYETPIGWVTFFGDGSGNLFFNRNTFLEFPEGYDFPIPASTPSHPNYAPLLLDYDHDGQLDYLVATTQDELTTLTVYSGKGNGTFKPTVSTVQPGYTHVYGYQAADFDGDGNLDVLGYSDLVVELFLGNGMGNFTLAEGYTNALYGSLTEPAGSSYRFAAISTADFNGDGIADVAASKSSHWISDINENMNNVTFFANDGTGRFAQGQQLTLGAAPGTLNSYPKYEWPSTANVDLVASLGAVKLTSPLTFPEGVQVLAGTGPVGAVIVCWERDAEIAQATVNSNGTWTMLLQRRLSAGYHPLQWMATNSEGLMSDVLSASVLVQRSNLNWHNFDWPLDVTDDGIVAPLDALIIINNLNQNGSRALVGQRPQSLGYIDTNNDGFVSPVDVLLVVNFLNSNESEGEVSAVHSIEAGSATPVPSIFSRSEWEEEDKDRLRYRWFTRFSKWTSRT
- a CDS encoding purine-cytosine permease family protein, whose protein sequence is MNTEKTEAIIAGMKPEQLPIAEHKLHGWTHFAGLYAGEHVAATEFVIGATFVALGATTTDILIGLLIGNILAVLSWTFITAPIAVQTRLSLYTYLEKIAGDSMTRLYNWANVLIFTVISAAMITVSSTAVRLLFNIPAQLEWYPTNSLFVAVVLAVGAIVVVVAIYGFDAVAEFSGLCGPWLVVMFVSGALVLFPALAESVLGRTRLESLAEFITIGDRSIWTGVNNQGEPGIGLWEVIGFAWAANTLTHFGLIDMALLRYAKRSVYGLCTSAGMLLGHYIAWIAAGIMGAGTAVLLKSTIADLDPGDVAFRALGYSGYVIVIVAGWTTANANLYRAGLAAQAIFHNHSRMKVTATVGVITVLVACFPFVFSQMLPLLTYAGLLVVPVGAIVFAEHFIFPRIGLTRYWAHYRSLTHSTPAVASWAAGLVFGFGLQAMNVMSFFYLFLPTWAFTIVLYTVLARLYGAAETYPVEEAADRELAEAVKNMQRRQAISDGQPVMDTTMLSKGLGGLAWTSLGLTLILAMIVMFGSPDMTTYDKNVAWFHTWGFVFTIIYFTSSYWALRRGKSARNVTLSPDAAA